The following are from one region of the Nicotiana tabacum cultivar K326 chromosome 3, ASM71507v2, whole genome shotgun sequence genome:
- the LOC107827004 gene encoding ATP-dependent zinc metalloprotease FTSH 6, chloroplastic-like, with amino-acid sequence MKMSPALSLFVTQFPLCKSQDFSKDTHNPKISNKETPCQKSYSDARINRRKLLGTSGLSLVAGTLAKPARAETEAPIEATSSRMSYSRFLEYLNQGAVKKVDFFENSAVAEIFNPALNKVQRVKVQLPGLPPELVRKLREKDVDFAAHLPEMNVIGPLLDLLGNLAFPLILLGSLLLRSSSSNTPGGPNLPFGLGRSKAKFQMEPNTGVTFDDVAGVDDAKQDFQEIVEFLKTPEKFAAVGAKIPKGVLLVGPPGTGKTLLAKAIAGEAEVPFLSLSGSEFVEMFVGVGASRVRDLFNKAKQNSPCLVFIDEIDAVGRQRGTGIGGGNDEREQTLNQLLTEMDGFTGNTGVIVIAATNRPEILDQALLRPGRFDRQVSVGLPDIRGREEILKVHSNNKKLDKDVSLSVIAMRTPGFSGADLANLMNEAAILAGRRGKDKITSKEIDDSIDRIVAGMEGTKMTDGKNKILVAYHEVGHGVCATLTPGHDAVQKVTLIPRGQARGLTWFIPGEDPTLISKQQLFARIVGGLGGRAAEEIIFGEAEITTGAAGDLQQITQIARQMVTMFGMSEIGPWALTDPATQSGDLVLRMLARNQMSEKLAEDIDAAVRHIIERAYEVAKNHIRNSREAIDKLVDVLLEKETLTGDEFRAILSEFTNIPSANINSKPIRELIEA; translated from the exons ATGAAAATGTCTCCTGCCCTTTCTTTGTTTGTCACTCAATTTCCCCTATGCAAATCCCAAGATTTTTCTAAGGATACTCACAATCCTAAAATCTCCAATAAAGAAACCCCATGTCAAAAATCATATTCAGACGCCAGAATAAACAGGAGGAAGCTGTTGGGTACTAGTGGTTTGAGCCTTGTAGCAGGGACTTTGGCTAAACCAGCAAGAGCAGAAACTGAAGCACCAATTGAAGCAACATCAAGTAGAATGTCATATTCAAGATTCTTGGAATACTTGAATCAAGGTGCTGTGAAAAAAGTTGATTTCTTTGAGAATAGTGCTGTTGCTGAGATATTCAATCCTGCTCTTAACAAAGTCCAGAGAGTTAAAGTTCAGTTGCCAGGATTGCCACCAGAATTGGTGAGAAAACTTAGAGAGAAGGATGTAGATTTTGCTGCTCATCTCCCTGAAATGAATGTCATAGGGCCACTTCTTGATTTACTTGGGAATTTAGCTTTTCCATTGATATTGCTTGGCTCTTTGCTGTTGAGAAGCTCTTCTTCAAATACCCCTGGTGGGCCAAACTTGCCTTTTGGATTAGGAAG GAGCAAAGCCAAATTCCAGATGGAACCAAATACAGGAGTAACATTTGATGATGTGGCTGGAGTAGATGATGCAAAGCAAGATTTTCAAGAGATTGTTGAGTTCTTGAAAACCCCAGAAAAGTTTGCTGCAGTTGGGGCAAAGATACCAAAGGGAGTTCTCTTAGTAGGGCCACCAGGGACAGGGAAGACATTGCTAGCTAAGGCGATCGCCGGAGAAGCAGAGGTTCCGTTCTTATCTCTCTCTGGTTCAGAGTTCGTTGAGATGTTTGTTGGTGTGGGAGCTTCTAGAGTTAGGGACTTATTCAACAAGGCAAAGCAAAATTCACCTTGTTtagtctttattgatgagatTGATGCTGTTGGGAGGCAAAGAGGAACTGGTATTGGTGGTGGAAATGATGAAAGAGAGCAGACACTTAACCAACTTCTCACTGAAATGGATGGTTTTACTGGAAACACTGGAGTCATTGTCATTGCTGCTACTAATAGGCCTGAAATTCTTGATCAAGCTTTGCTTCGACCTGGAAGATTTGATAGGCAG GTAAGTGTTGGACTGCCTGATATAAGAGGAAGGGAAGAAATATTGAAGGTTCATAGTAACAATAAGAAGCTTGATAAAGATGTATCTTTAAGTGTTATTGCAATGAGAACACCAGGATTCAGTGGTGCAGATCTTGCAAACCTCATGAATGAAGCTGCCATTCTAGctggaagaagaggaaaagataaGATTACCTCGAAAGAGATTGATGATTCCATCGATAGAATTGTTGCTGGAATGGAAGGAACCAAGATGACAGATGGAAAGAATAAGATTTTGGTAGCATATCATGAAGTTGGACATGGTGTCTGCGC GACATTGACTCCTGGTCATGATGCAGTACAGAAAGTTACATTGATCCCAAGAGGGCAAGCTCGCGGTCTTACATGGTTTATTCCTGGTGAAGATCCGACCTTGATCTCTAAGCAGCAACTTTTTGCTAGAATAGTTGGAGGCTTAGGAGGTAGAGCAGCAGAGGAAATAATTTTTGGGGAAGCAGAAATCACTACTGGTGCAGCTGGAGACTTGCAACAAATAACTCAAATAGCAAGACAA ATGGTGACAATGTTCGGGATGTCTGAGATAGGACCATGGGCGTTAACTGATCCTGCAACACAAAGTGGTGACTTGGTGCTGAGAATGCTGGCGAGGAATCAAATGTCAGAGAAACTAGCAGAAGACATTGATGCAGCTGTAAGGCACATAATTGAGAGAGCATATGAAGTTGCAAAGAACCACATAAGGAACAGCAGGGAGGCAATCGACAAATTAGTGGACGTGCTGCTAGAAAAGGAGACTCTTACAGGAGATGAGTTCAGAGCTATACTCTCTGAATTCACTAATATCCCATCGGCTAACATAAACAGTAAACCTATTAGAGAACTGATTGAGGCCTAA